The Borreliella mayonii genome has a segment encoding these proteins:
- the spoT gene encoding guanosine-3',5'-bis(diphosphate) 3'-pyrophosphohydrolase: MIQAYEIAHLIKINDLEKARNIFKKTVENTYKDEFERKNIFKALEIAEQLHYGQYRESGEPYIIHPIMVSLFLAKFQLDFKATIAGLLHDVLEDTNIEKEEIVKEFDEEILSLIDGVTKIHDLHNKTRSIKEANTISKMFFAMTHDIRIIIIKLADKLHNMTTLSYLPKNRQDRIAKDCLSTYVPIAERLGISSLKTYLEDLSFKHLYPKDYKEIKNFLSETKIEREKKLYKGKLSIEKELQKSGIEAEITVRSKHFYSIFRKMQTRTNKLTQIFDTLGIRIICKKQKECYEILEIVHRVWKPIPGRLKDYIASPKENKYQSLHTTVRIPEDNQLIEIQIRTEEMDRIANYGVAAHWIYKEQIALKADDLSFINRIKKWQQESANKNQYSMNDIHKELLNTFIYVYTPEGEVVELPFGSNSIDFAYIIHTDIGDQALYAKINGKISSITKPLKNEQIVEIFTSKDSKPDVIWLNSVRTKKARSKIRSWLNKNDNTIFVDNNIIAYLVGANKEQRKLFSLFKAYTKTKIKRIAIDPECSPTTGEDIIGIIHKDEIIVHNENCQKIKSYKKNQLIEVEWEATPTRKVHHIILLLKELKGIFSYLENIFTINDVRLISEKIEDCGNGHGITNIIVSSNTKNITKIISALKENPNILQIMQIEEDIKNYDN, from the coding sequence ATGATACAAGCATACGAGATTGCACATTTAATAAAAATAAATGATCTTGAAAAAGCTAGAAATATTTTTAAAAAAACTGTTGAGAATACTTACAAAGATGAATTTGAACGAAAAAACATATTCAAAGCTCTAGAAATAGCAGAACAGCTACACTATGGCCAATACAGAGAAAGTGGAGAGCCTTACATTATTCATCCAATAATGGTTTCATTATTTCTTGCCAAATTTCAACTAGACTTTAAAGCAACTATTGCTGGACTACTACATGACGTACTTGAAGATACAAATATTGAAAAAGAAGAAATAGTAAAAGAATTTGACGAGGAAATTTTAAGCCTAATCGACGGTGTAACTAAAATTCACGATTTACATAATAAAACAAGAAGCATAAAAGAAGCCAATACTATCTCAAAAATGTTTTTTGCAATGACACATGACATTAGAATAATAATAATAAAACTGGCAGATAAACTTCATAATATGACAACTCTCTCTTATTTACCCAAAAACAGACAAGACAGGATCGCAAAAGATTGCCTTTCAACTTATGTTCCAATAGCAGAACGCCTTGGAATCTCATCTCTTAAAACATATCTTGAGGATCTTTCATTCAAACATCTTTATCCTAAAGATTATAAAGAGATAAAAAATTTTTTATCTGAAACAAAAATAGAAAGAGAAAAAAAATTATACAAAGGTAAATTGTCAATAGAAAAAGAACTTCAAAAAAGCGGGATTGAAGCAGAAATTACAGTAAGATCAAAGCACTTCTATTCAATATTCAGAAAAATGCAAACAAGAACAAACAAGCTTACTCAAATTTTTGATACTCTAGGAATAAGAATAATTTGTAAAAAACAAAAAGAATGTTATGAAATACTAGAAATTGTTCACAGAGTGTGGAAACCAATCCCAGGAAGACTTAAAGACTACATTGCAAGCCCAAAAGAAAATAAATATCAATCACTACACACTACCGTAAGAATACCTGAGGATAACCAACTTATTGAAATACAAATTCGAACAGAAGAAATGGACAGAATTGCTAATTACGGAGTTGCAGCCCACTGGATATACAAAGAACAAATTGCGCTTAAAGCTGATGATCTTTCATTTATAAACCGAATAAAAAAATGGCAACAAGAATCTGCCAACAAAAATCAATATTCAATGAATGATATACACAAAGAGCTGTTAAATACATTCATATATGTTTACACCCCAGAAGGAGAAGTAGTAGAACTTCCTTTTGGATCAAATTCAATTGATTTTGCATACATAATCCACACAGATATTGGAGACCAAGCTCTTTATGCAAAAATAAATGGAAAAATAAGTTCAATCACAAAACCACTTAAAAACGAACAAATTGTTGAAATATTCACATCAAAAGACTCAAAACCAGATGTAATATGGCTAAACAGCGTAAGAACAAAAAAAGCCCGATCAAAAATTAGATCGTGGCTTAACAAAAATGACAACACAATTTTTGTAGACAACAATATTATTGCGTATCTTGTTGGAGCAAACAAAGAACAAAGAAAGCTTTTTAGCTTATTTAAAGCTTATACCAAAACCAAAATAAAAAGAATCGCAATAGACCCTGAATGTAGTCCAACAACAGGCGAAGATATTATTGGAATAATACATAAAGATGAGATAATAGTGCACAATGAAAATTGTCAAAAGATCAAATCTTATAAAAAAAATCAATTAATTGAAGTTGAGTGGGAAGCAACGCCAACTAGAAAAGTGCATCACATTATTTTGCTTTTAAAAGAATTGAAAGGAATATTTAGTTATCTTGAAAACATTTTCACAATCAATGACGTAAGACTTATTAGCGAAAAAATAGAAGACTGTGGAAATGGGCATGGAATAACAAACATAATAGTCTCATCAAATACTAAAAATATAACAAAAATTATTTCTGCTTTAAAAGAAAACCCAAATATTTTACAAATAATGCAAATAGAAGAAGACATTAAAAATTATGACAATTAA
- the prfA gene encoding peptide chain release factor 1, with the protein MLLEKLNSATSKIKLIEEKLQDINLIKDQKKYSKIIKEYTYLEKINKIKIEYEKILSQINDNKTILEEEEQQEMKELIKQELIDLDKKKEDLEHQIKILLLPQDENDSKNIIIEIRAGTGGEEAAIFANNLYSMYIKYSEKKKWKTEIINFNETELGGFKEIIFEIKGKDVFKKLKYESGVHRVQRIPITESNGRLQTSAATVAVLPNIEETEIDINEKDLRIDVYRSSGAGGQHVNTTDSAVRITHLPTGIVVQCQNERSQHKNKDQAMKILRARLYEFEDSKKQKQRSSNRKQQVGSGDRSERIRTYNFPQNRITDHRANITLYKLEEFMQGELDPLLDPLMIELQEQTLKSNNV; encoded by the coding sequence ATGCTTTTAGAAAAATTAAATTCAGCAACAAGTAAGATTAAGTTGATAGAAGAGAAATTGCAAGATATAAATCTAATTAAAGATCAAAAAAAATATTCAAAAATAATAAAAGAATATACATATTTAGAAAAAATAAATAAAATAAAAATTGAATACGAAAAAATACTAAGTCAAATTAATGATAACAAAACCATCTTGGAAGAAGAAGAGCAACAAGAAATGAAAGAACTAATAAAACAAGAACTAATTGATCTGGACAAAAAAAAAGAAGATCTTGAACATCAAATAAAAATACTACTTTTGCCTCAAGATGAAAATGATAGCAAAAATATAATAATTGAAATTAGGGCTGGAACAGGTGGAGAAGAAGCTGCTATTTTTGCAAATAATCTTTATAGCATGTATATAAAATATTCAGAGAAAAAAAAATGGAAAACAGAAATCATAAACTTCAATGAAACAGAACTTGGGGGATTTAAAGAAATAATATTTGAAATTAAAGGAAAAGATGTATTTAAAAAACTAAAATACGAAAGTGGAGTTCACAGAGTACAAAGAATTCCTATAACAGAGTCTAACGGAAGACTTCAAACCTCGGCTGCTACTGTAGCAGTACTACCTAATATTGAAGAAACTGAAATTGATATCAATGAAAAAGATTTGAGAATTGATGTTTACAGATCATCTGGAGCTGGTGGGCAACACGTCAATACAACTGATTCTGCAGTCAGAATAACGCACCTGCCAACAGGAATTGTCGTGCAGTGTCAAAACGAAAGAAGCCAGCATAAAAACAAAGATCAAGCAATGAAAATATTAAGAGCAAGGCTTTATGAATTTGAAGATTCCAAAAAACAAAAGCAAAGATCAAGCAATAGAAAACAACAAGTCGGCTCAGGAGATAGATCTGAAAGAATTAGGACCTATAATTTTCCTCAAAATAGAATAACAGATCATAGAGCAAACATCACTCTTTATAAATTAGAAGAATTTATGCAAGGAGAACTTGATCCACTTCTTGATCCTTTGATGATAGAGCTTCAAGAACAAACATTAAAAAGCAACAACGTATAG
- the prmC gene encoding peptide chain release factor N(5)-glutamine methyltransferase — MNVNEVINYAKSKNLDTIEALLILELILKTRKELIIANIKKSLTKKEKKLFFDQIDKIKKGTPIHYILQKKEFMGIEFNLNKHVLIPRFDTECLAEEALIQIQQNGFKKILDLCCGSGCIGLSIAYYMKKKVILSDISTKALQIVAKNTNKLKLEKFVEIIHSNLLECIKGKLDIIITNPPYLNKEELEIKNKIKKEPTKALLGFGKDGLNISRKILSQAKEKLNPNGLIIIESAPWQIESLKDFAIKKGFSHLKTIYDLEKRARALILGQKDDTSIRDCTFNKNK, encoded by the coding sequence ATGAATGTAAACGAAGTTATAAATTATGCTAAAAGTAAAAATTTAGATACAATAGAAGCTCTACTAATACTTGAATTAATTTTAAAAACCAGAAAAGAATTAATAATTGCAAATATAAAAAAAAGCTTAACAAAAAAAGAAAAAAAACTTTTTTTTGATCAAATAGATAAAATAAAAAAAGGAACGCCTATTCACTACATACTTCAAAAAAAAGAATTCATGGGGATTGAATTCAACCTAAACAAGCATGTATTAATCCCAAGATTTGATACAGAATGTTTAGCTGAAGAAGCCTTAATTCAAATTCAACAAAATGGTTTTAAAAAAATATTAGACTTATGCTGCGGTAGTGGGTGCATAGGGCTTTCTATTGCCTATTACATGAAAAAAAAAGTAATACTCTCAGATATTTCAACAAAAGCTTTACAAATAGTCGCAAAAAATACAAATAAGCTCAAACTTGAAAAATTTGTAGAAATAATTCACTCTAATTTGCTAGAATGTATAAAGGGAAAGCTTGATATAATTATTACAAATCCTCCTTATTTAAATAAAGAAGAATTAGAAATAAAAAATAAAATAAAAAAAGAACCCACAAAAGCTCTTTTGGGATTTGGAAAAGATGGGCTTAATATTTCTAGAAAAATATTAAGCCAAGCAAAAGAAAAGCTTAACCCAAATGGACTAATAATAATAGAATCGGCTCCTTGGCAAATAGAAAGTTTGAAAGATTTTGCAATCAAAAAAGGATTTTCACATTTAAAAACTATTTACGATCTTGAAAAGAGAGCAAGGGCGCTGATATTGGGACAAAAAGATGATACAAGCATACGAGATTGCACATTTAATAAAAATAAATGA